ttagatggcgatactatacgtttgcaccaaatcgtggggggcgagaggggacctgtactccggatagtacgaatccctgatattagatggcgatactatacgttggCACTTTTTAGCGCAATATTCGAATAAGAATCGCTGCCAGTATTCGTTCATAACTTATTAATTACACTAAATAATGTATAGAGAAATGGTTGAATAACTTAATtagattcgaataatatttttaactttagaatttaaaaaattaaggaaTTAATGGGAAAGGTAGAAGGGAGTATAAATAAAAAGTATGGAAAATATATACTatgatttaaattttttattaatataaatataaggaatattttacatatttctaactgtattaaataaaaacatGTCTTGAAATGTTGATagcatattttataaataaattaaattcatgagtaatatatttttatactacTTTTATGGTTGAAAATATTTGGTTTCATGGGTCTAAGAGATTTTTGTTATCTCTGTGATAAGCTGAGTGACTCTGCATATTAAATAAGATTTAGTATGGTCCAGGTTGGCACAATCAACAGGCATTTCCACTGCCAAGCATTTAGCAGAAAAGACGGAAGCATGCTTCACAGCatattgattatattttaattattgaaaaaaaaaggaattttttttgctATTCCTATGATGAGCGAATATGTAtagtcattattatccatgggctgattatgtTCAAAgtctaatcagaccttgaaataagaacataaaatttaaatttaaatttcattgaaattcatttagcTATTTAGTCTcggtcgtattaataatatacataataatataatatacagaCACACACATACAGTCTTAAATTCGCACGTATAAATATATTAGCATTTGTATAATTATGTAAATGTTGGAATATAAAAAACAACTGATTTTCGatgcaaataattaaattatcacTATACGAACATTCTGTTGACGTCGAATCGTTATCAATGAAacattctctctctctcacacacacacacatacacactcactcactcactctCTCTATCTCTAGCTATCTATCTCCCCCCCCTCtctgtattttttaaaatacattgaCCTAgtatcgaacaatatttaaaatatataattatcgcGTTTGAGGTAAAATGAACTTCGTAATTTCTTATTATATATCGTCTATTTGCCAGTGCGTAGACGTCACTTGCGTcggaggattttccctcaactcGTTCAAAAAAGTACATATATTTTGATAATATCGCGGCTGACGCCATGTTTCGTTGTGTGTACCTCCTATGATTGGAAGAATTTTCTTACATGAACTCTTACAAGTTTTATAAAGGTCTTGCATCATGCGTGGTGGTACTAACGTGTCCGTTAGTCCAGAAATAAATAACGTAGGTACCATTACCGACTGCATTTTCAGAATGGACAAATACTACAAACAGTGTAATTTACTTAAATTTCTGTTCTAATACATATAAtgtattaattataaaaataatattgtacCTTATTTTTATATAGAAAAAGAGGCAGatattgtaaaaattttaatccaaAAAGCAGTGCAGCCATATCGGGAATACTGGTGAAGGTGTTTTCAAGAATAAGACACCAAATTTTTTGAGAACTCTCTGGTTTTGTGGCCAAGTGGATAGCTACCGCTCCAcctataaaaatagaaataatttcaGTAATATTTTAATCAATAGACAACATGAATTCTCTAATGtatgttatttattataaacatGTATTACCTAATGATCTTCCAAATACGATAATTTCATTAGTATTTATATCGTTTCTACTAAATAAGTAATTAATTCCTGCACAAGCATCCATGTATAAACCTTCTTCGGATGGTGAACCTTGAGATAGTCCATATCCTCTGTACTCCAGCATTAAAATATTACACTGGATATTATGATATAATTCAGCTACATTTTGAAGTCTAAAATGATCTTAAAATTTTTAtcttaaatttcaaaattacacAATTAAAGGGAGATTCCCGCTAAAAAAACTGATTGTTTAgataattattgaaatttctTTAACAAAAACTTTAAGGAATACAAATGTTAACTTTCGTAGTCTTAATTATTTACATATAAATATTCTGCCTGAATTTTTTTAATGCactgtaataaatattttagatattaCAGACTTTGATACATCCCTGTTTTTGCTGAAAGTCAAAAGTTGATTTTTTGTATAGCAACGCACAATTCACAGAGCATGTTGTCAAAGATAAAAATACAATCGATTGTTTTAATGTTTCTAATGGGAATCCCCTCttaaaatgttaaagaatactGACCTATGGCCCATATTACCAGCATTACCATGGAGAAACAATAATGTAGGCACCTGTTTTACTCTGTCCTCTGGTTGAGAAATAAAGAACATGTGTAACATTGTACCATCTCCTGATCTAGTGTATATACTTTGATAAGGTAAATTAAATATCGAAGGTGCAGGAACATATACCCGTGAACTGGCTGGCCATTCTGGACGATACAAAAGCTGATCTTCCCTATGGTACAGTATACCTATAGAGACAAATTGAAATATGTATTTGCCaacatttaaattataaaatttaactaTACAATTTACCTGTAGTGGCGAAACAAAGAAGAAAGAAAGCATACATTCCACCGTACAACCAATACAGAAGAAAACAGGCAAGTATATACGTTCCAGAGAATGCCCAACATTTCATAGCTATATTTCTTAATATACGGATGGGCTTACTGCGAGCAAGTCGTACACAAAATGACATGATCCTTGTGCAGTATCTCCAAATAATTGATTAACAATCATTTAATACGTTTCTGCATATACAAAATCTATATTGTCATGCATCCTGATTTGATCAAATTGCCCCATCGAGTTAAGTATTCCAGTTATCATTAGAAAtttcataacctaaaatttctaTTTATGTTTGTTTCATGACTACACATTTTGTAATGTATGATTTCGTTCGAATCGGTAAATAAACGTATATGAGTAAATCTGTTAAAACGAAATATGCTTAACGAGAATGAAATCACTGTAATATTAAACAAATCGGGGAGCATCGGATATTGTGATGTCTCTGGACATAGTTTTACATTGATAAAGCGTGTTATCGTTAAGTACAAactataacatttttttttctatGAACAATATACTTCATATTACGATCTAATGTTAATCGAAAATATGTTTTTAcacgaaaaaaaggaaaaaacgtgATCGTAGTAACGTTCGACAGATAGTTATCGTCAGTTTATCACGTGTCATCGGAATGCCCAATGCTATATTCTGATTACTGTTAACCGATACTACATAACTAATACTACCTTGCATCTTTACACTCAGCAGTTAGTTCTACTCTTTGTATCAGGGTCTACGTTTATGTATAGTTTATAAATTCAAGCTTTTCCTAGAAATAGCTCACAAATAAtggagaaaatattaatcgagcctCGAGACGGACTTGTAGTGTCATGTTTGTCTAACCTTCTACAAACGAGTGCCGATGAGGCACTCGCAGGTGGTGATACATTCAAAGTTGGATTATCAGGTGACATGTCTCGAATAATTTTCGATTTTATGT
The sequence above is a segment of the Colletes latitarsis isolate SP2378_abdomen chromosome 6, iyColLati1, whole genome shotgun sequence genome. Coding sequences within it:
- the Bem46 gene encoding abhydrolase domain containing 13-like protein Bem46 isoform X2; its protein translation is MSFCVRLARSKPIRILRNIAMKCWAFSGTYILACFLLYWLYGGMYAFFLLCFATTGILYHREDQLLYRPEWPASSRVYVPAPSIFNLPYQSIYTRSGDGTMLHMFFISQPEDRVKQVPTLLFLHGNAGNMGHRGYGLSQGSPSEEGLYMDACAGINYLFSRNDINTNEIIVFGRSLGGAVAIHLATKPESSQKIWCLILENTFTSIPDMAALLFGLKFLQYLPLFLYKNKYLSILKMQSVMVPTLFISGLTDTLVPPRMMQDLYKTCKSSCKKILPIIGGTHNETWRQPRYYQNICTFLNELRENPPTQVTSTHWQIDDI
- the Bem46 gene encoding abhydrolase domain containing 13-like protein Bem46 isoform X1, yielding MSFCVRLARSKPIRILRNIAMKCWAFSGTYILACFLLYWLYGGMYAFFLLCFATTGILYHREDQLLYRPEWPASSRVYVPAPSIFNLPYQSIYTRSGDGTMLHMFFISQPEDRVKQVPTLLFLHGNAGNMGHRLQNVAELYHNIQCNILMLEYRGYGLSQGSPSEEGLYMDACAGINYLFSRNDINTNEIIVFGRSLGGAVAIHLATKPESSQKIWCLILENTFTSIPDMAALLFGLKFLQYLPLFLYKNKYLSILKMQSVMVPTLFISGLTDTLVPPRMMQDLYKTCKSSCKKILPIIGGTHNETWRQPRYYQNICTFLNELRENPPTQVTSTHWQIDDI